GACACAGGTGAAACACTAAAGCTAGCACGCGACTACATAGCCAAGGAATGGAGGCCCGACGACCTGAGAATAGCCACGCTGCAGTGGATAAGCCCAGTGGCCAAGCTGAAGCCCGACTACTACTACATAGAGGTCAAGGAGTGGGTCTGGTTCCAGTACCCGTGGACACGTCTCGAGGACGTAACACAGTTCATACGCAGGATGCTGTCAGAACACAGCAAGGAAACAGGACAGACAGAGTGGAGCTACGACGAGATAAAGAGCCTATTCAAGGAATGGTACGGCATAGAGGTAGAGGAGTTCTACTACCAGGACGCTCTAGAAGCGCTAGTCGAGTCAGGATTCCTAGAGAAGGCTGGCGACAGGTATAGGCTCCGCAGCAGCCCTTAGACATGAGCCCGGGTGGTGATGTAACCGGCTATCGCGGAGCCCGCTAGGGGACTATGAAGAATTTGGCCTTTGCTGAGCCCCACACCTATTCTCCAGCACAGCCCCTGCTTTCTGCCGGCGCTGGCCCCGATACCCGCGCTAGGCGATGAGCTATGAGTGATAGTAGCCAGGGCCGCGCCTTGGGGGCTGAGCTGCCCCGCGCCCCTGGCGCGGTGGAGGCGGCCAAGATAAGACGCTACGAGACAGTAGACATTGCCGAGAGAATAGCCGTGATATCGCCGGAGGCGTTAAAGCTAACCAACTATCCACTAAGGCAGCCCGTCACAGCGTTTAATCCATCACTCCACGTAGCTGGCAATGAGCTAAGGCTCTTCATACGTGTCACCGTGGGCTACTACCGCTATGCCTCAGCTGTGGCGCTCGCCCGCCTCAGCCTCGAGGATATAATGACGGAGAAACGTGTACCCGGCAGCATAGAGGCAAGCATAGTGGTGTATCCCTCGACACGGTACGACATATGGGGCGTAGAGGACCCCCGCGTATACCAGCTCGGCGAGAGGCTCTACATGACCTACACGGGGCGTACAGCCTCATACTTCGACGCTGCATCCACGGGGCGTACGATACCCGTCACAGCCGTCTCGGAGGATGGAGGCCATACGTGGAGGAAAAGCTTCATACATGTAGTGTCAAGCGGGCTGGCAGGCAAAGTAGTCAGTGACAAGAACGCGTTTATGTACGAAGTAGACGGCTCAAGGCTGTTCTTCCACAGGCTACACCTGGTGAGCGGCGAGTTCCTAACCATTGTGAGCCGTGTCGAGGAAGGAGGAGAAACGGGCGACGGGCTCCGTGAACTAGTATCGAGCAGTAGTAGCGTAGTCGTTGAGTCTGCCGCCTTTGAGTCGAAGACCGGCTGGGCGGCTCCTCCGGTTAGAGTAGGCAGCAGAGACCTCCTAGTCCTCTTACACGGTGTCAACAGGGACGGCGTCTACCGGGTATTCGCCGTGCTTCTCGAGCATAGCCGAAGCGAGGGTACAGTCGTGAAGGCTGTAACCCCAAGGTACATAATGGAGCCCCGCGAGCTGTACGAGGTATACGGCGATAGACCGTACGTGGTATTCCCCTGTGGCGCCTCGCTTGTAGACGACTCTACGCTCTTGCTGAGCTATGGCGCGGCAGACCAGTTCGTAGGCCTCGCAGCTATAGATCTCGACGGTCTACTCGCTGAGCTCGATCGTGGCCGGATATATTAGCCGGCTCCTCCACCTCGAGGCCCGCCATCCTAGCAGCTCTCACAAAGTCTCTTGGCGACAGAGGCAGCCAGCTGGCAAGCTCCTCGTAGAGGCTCCACGGCACCTTCTTCCTCCTACCCTGGCTCCACCGGGCCAGCTCCACATAGGCGCGGAGCCTGGCGTCACGTGGGCTCATAACGCTTCTTATCGCCTCCTCGACGTCGCCGCACGTCTCGTAGCGCGCCTTAAGTATAATCTCGGCAAGCATGTTCAGCCTTGAGGGTACACCGTGTATGCTTCCCCGGAGCGCTAGCTTCCGCGGCTCAGCGAGACCCCGGAGCATAAGCCTCCTAGTCTCGCTGGGCCTGGGGAGCCGGTCGACTATACCCCCTATTATGAACGCGTCAGCCTCAAGCACGTCGCTAGGCCTTAGCTCCTGCTCCGCATTGGGGTCCAGCAGGATTATTCTGCGTGCGCCTCGGAGAAGCGCGGCCTCGTCGGATGGTAGTAGCGAGTAGTCTACTAGGCCGCGTCCTATGAACATGCGCAGCCACTCATAGGCGCCTGGGGGCCCGCCGGCGAGGAGCAAATGGCGGTCCCATAGGTATCTCCGCACCACGCCCAGGGTAGCGCCCACCTGGCGTCTAAGGCTCCGGAGCTCGGTCATGGATACGTGCTTGTCTACAAGACTAAGGTCTATCACTATGAGCGGGAGCGGCTCTGGCAGCCGCTGGAGCAGCTCGCTGCGCCAGTCGGCCTCGGGGGTGTAGACGGCATCGGCTCGGGAGCCGCCTCTGCCCGCGATGTAGCGGAAAACGGCGCCACGGTACTCCTCGCAGAACCTCTCTGAGCCGGTCCAGCGGGAGGCCTCAACAAAGCCCCCGCCCCAGCTCAGGATACGCACAAGGAGCTCCTGGAACGGGTTGGACTTGACCCTGCCGCTATCCAGGTGGACAAGGCTCCCGAGCGAGTACCAGCCGCGGCCCTGTAGAGCATCCAATAGCCTGTACCGGGGCAGCTCCCTGTAGCACTTTTCACCGCAGCAGCGGCGTGGATCAGCTACCGTGAGGCACTTCATAGCCCAGCTACCACGGCTCAGTATGGGGGTGAGGAGGCTCATCAACTCCGGTTAAGCGTCTCCCCAGCTATATCCTCTGGCTCCCAGCATCCATGCAGACCTCTGGATAAGACTTTAATAACGTAACACTAATGCAAATCCTCGGCGCGGCTCACATAGGGGGCCGGAGAGGCTGGAGGAAGGGGCACAGATGTATCCTGAAGACTTGCTACTGTTGGCCAGCTTTACCACGAACTTGATAGGCATGGCGCTGCTAGCCCTGGTAGCCTCCAGGAAGAGAGCAAGGCTTGACGACACACGGCTGGTAGATAGGATAAGCAAGGGCGTGGCCGTGCTTGTACTCACTGTGATAGGCCTTGTACTCGCCTTTGCCATGCTACGCCTCCTAGAGCTAGCTGAGCAGAATTTATGATGCCACGGTACGCGCCAATATCCACGGCTATGAGGAGGGCTAGATATGCTGAAAAGCCGGGCATGATGACGGTTTCTGGTGCCGAGCCGGTTATTCCTCCTCAGCCTCTTCTAGCTCCTCCAGAGCATCCATAACAGCGGTTCTCGCGTCTAGCTTAGCGCTCACGCCAGCGCTGCGTAGAGAATCATAGACCTCATGGGCCACCATGCTTATTTCGTCGAGAAGGTCCTCCAGAAACGCTCGCGGATCATCCTCCATGTCAACTACGTCCCTAACGTAGTCCCGGAGCCCCTCGTACCCAACCTTCACGAGCACGCCGCTGCTCACGGGCCTAACCTCTATGTAGAACGGGGCATCGGGGTGCTTAACCTTGAGAGCCTCCCCTTCTACGCGGAGTATGTAGCCACGTCTCCTAGCTATAGGCTCGACAAGGCTTCTCAGCTCTTCAGCCTTAGGCAAGCTACCCCCAGCACCTCCAGGTACAGCTGTGTAGGCTAGTCCCTAATGAGGGGAAGGCCGGGAAAGAGGAGGGTGGACACCAGATGTTTGGTAGTGGAGCCGGGGCCGGGATTTGAACCCGGGATCAACGGGTCTCTACGCGATGGGCGGATAGCCCACGGGACCACTGCAGCCCGCCGCCTTCGACCGCTCGGCCACCCCGGCGTCCATTACTCCGATAGCACTGGGCCGGATTTATTAAAGCATCGGGGCTCTTACCGACTAGGCGAAGAACGGGGCACTTGCTCGAGTGGTCTAGCCCCTGCTAGCACGATGGCCTAGCGTGTGGTGCGGGATGATAGGCTCAGGCGGAGCTGACCCGTAGGGTAGCGGTGATGAGTTTAGCCTTGGTTGACCGCAGACAAGTAGTAATCGTGGGGGCCGGGCCAGCGGGCCTGCTAACAGCGCTAAACCTCCGCGAGGCTGAAGCCCTAGTAGTCGAGGCGTCTAGTAGGCCCGGGTGGCCTCCGCACTGTACTGGGCTTGTGAGCCCAGCAACTGCTAGGAGGTTTAACATCCCCGAGGCCGTAACGGAAGCCTACAACGAGGCTGTATTCCTCGATGACCGGCTCCAGGAGATATGCCGTATATCGGGATCCCCTCTAGCAGTAAGGCTCTCAAGACCCCTCCTCGAGGAACTTCTGGCGCAGCGCGTGGAGAGCCTTGGTCACCGGATAGCCTACCGGACGAGGGCGGGTGCACTGCATGCCGACGGGTGTGTACAGCTACACGGCGGCCGCCGAGTCTGCGGGGAATGGGTTGTTGCGGCACTAGGCGCCAATCCCAGAGCAGCGGCAGTCTTCGGGGCGAGGAATTGCAGGTACCTCCCTGGCTTCGAGGTACGCGTTAGGCTCACAGCACGGGTCTCCGACGATGCTTTCTACACCATACATGGCTGGCGTGTTGCGCCGCAGTTCTTTGCGTGGGTTGTCCCTCTCCGTGGCGGCCGGGAGGCCCTCATAGGCGTTGGAGGCGATTATGCTGTAGAGAGGCTTGCTGCGCTAATGCAGCGGCTGGACCGGATGGGAGTAGTGCACGTATCAAGCATAGTTAGCCACCGCGGGGGCCGTATAGTCGAGGGGCCGCCAGCACAGCATCCTCTAGCCGGGAAGCTCGCTGGTATAGGCGACGTGCTGTGTGCATCGAAACCGTTCACTGGTGGAGGCCTCTACGCAATATCCATCCTGGCGAAACCGCTAGCAGCCCTCCTAGAGAAGGGTGAAAAGAGGCTACTGTTGGAAACCTGGGCTAGGCTAAGAAGGGAGCTAGAGGCACAGTACCTCCTTACAAGGGCTGCGAGGCTGCTGCAGCCGCTCTGGCGGAGGGCTCTCAAGGTGGCCTGCTCGGCGGCCGCTAGCGGCCGCTGTAGCATAGACTATGACGCGCACAGCAGCCTTGTGGAATGCCTGGCACCGTGGAGGGGGGCTGGCCGGCATGGCTAAGAGAAAACTTCTGAGAGAGATAGCTGCCGAGGTCTATGGCCCCGAGAAGGCTGATAGGTTCTGGAAGAGAATAGAGATTATAGGCGACATAGCAGTCATACGTAAGCCCTTCGACGTGAATATAGACGAGCTGAAGCCGCTTGCCGAGGCGCTGCTGAGGAGACTGCCCTACGTCAAGAGCGTATGGGTAACCTCTAGCCCGGTCGAGGGGGAGTATAGGCTCCGGAGCTACACGCACCTTGCCGGCGAGAAGAGGAGCTGGACGATCTACCGGGAGTACGGCTGCAGCTTCAAGATAGACATAACGAGGGTATACATATCGCCGCGGCTCTCGTACGAGCATCAGCGTATCGCGCGCCTCGTGAAGCCCGGCGAGACCGTGATAAACATGTATGCTGGCGCGGGGCTCTTCTCGATAATAATAGCTAGGCACTCCAAGCCTGCAAAGGTGTACAGTATAGACATAAACCCCGAGGCCTACAAGATGATGGTAGAGAACGTGAGGCTCAACAAGCTAGAAGGAATAGTGGTCCCAATACTCGGCGACGCGGCTGAGGTGGTGGAGAAGCAGCTACAGTCGACAGCCGACAGGATACTGATGCCGCTGCCCGAGTTAGCACTAGAGCACCTCCCGCACGCGCTAAAGGGGCTCCGCGGTAGAGGCTGGCTCCACGTGTACCTGCACGTCTTCGCCGAGAAGGGCGTCGACCCCAGGAGGAAGGCAGTAGAGATGCTCGCCGAGAGGCTAGACGAGCTAGGGGCAAGGTACCGTGTAGAACTCAGCCGCGTCGTACGGACAGTCGGGCCTAGGCGCAGCCAAGTAGTAGTAGACGTCCATGTAGAGTCCTAGCGTAGAGGTAGCTCAGAGACCTTCTTGGCCGCGAACTCTAGCACCGCGTAGACCTCGTCTTCGGTGTCCCTGGTGACGCCGGTCACTATGACCGAGGCTACTTTCCCCTCGTCGTCCCTCTCAACAGTGTACTCGAGACCCTCGTAGTCGGCTGCCAGCCTCTCGAGGGCAGTAAGCATGTACCTCACGTAGGGGTGCTGCTCGGGGACGGGACGGGTAAAGCTTAGCCTAATAGTGTCCCTCGTGGCGACCAGCCTCGCAGCTACGCGTCCATCCCTAGACCGGAACTCTTTGCCGCGGCGTGCACCCCGGCCAGCAGGTATGGCTCCCGTGGCGCACTCCTCGAGCAGCGCTAGAAGCTGCTGGTAGAGCTGTAGCCGGGCCTCGAGCTCAGCTATCTCGCGCTCTAGGAGCTCGCGTAGCTCCTCGAGTCGAGGCTTCTCGGACATAGTATGCTCCCCCAGGGAGGAGGCGCCAGGTAGACGCTGAGACGCGTGGTGTAGCCGCGTGTACCGCCCCCATGCAGGCAGGCGCCCCTCTCCATAGCCTTGTGCTAGTAGGCGCTATTTAGGGGTAGAGGCGCCTAGGAAGGGCATAAAGTGTGTAGCAGCTAGCCACTATACAAGCCACGGGTAGACGAAGGGGAGGAGTAAATGACCAGGAGGGCTGGTTCTACCAGAGCCTTCTCAGCTGTTGCTCTCTTGTTGTTCATACTGCTTGGCGTCTACTCTCAGCCGGCGCTCTCCGAGTATAGCGCTAGGATAAAGCTGGGCCTTCTTGCCGTGGACGGCGCCACGGGCAACGGTATTGTCGTTGACGCGTGGCTCTCTATAACCTCGCCTGGCAGCGGCCGTGTGGTCGTCGAGCCTAGGGACCTCGTAGAGGAGAGTACGGCTCTCTCGACACGCGTAGCATTCTACCTAGCTAGCATAGTGGACGGGATAAACCCGGGGCTCTTCGATGTCCGTGTAGAGTTTGAGACCGATACCCCCGTTGGCGGGCCCAGCGCCAGCGGCTTCATGGCGGCAGCCTCTCTGCTCGCCCTCCGCGGGCTGCTCCCCGACACCGACACCACGATGACCGGGATGGTCTCGTTAACTGGGTTCATACTACCGGTGGCGGGTGTCAGCGACAAGGTGGCGGCGGCCAAATCTGCTGGCTACAAGAGGGTGCTGGTGCCGCTAAGCGAGGCAGGCAACATCTCTAACGGGATAGACGTGGAAGGCGTGTGTACCTTCGAGGAGGCAGCGTCGCGCCTCTCTAGCGGCTACGTGTCGGCTCTGACCCATGAGAAGCCCCCAATACAGCCCCCCGAGCCCATCCGGGAGAAAGAGGTAGAGTTTAGCCACCACGCTCAGCTCTTCATGGAGAA
The window above is part of the Pyrodictium abyssi genome. Proteins encoded here:
- a CDS encoding phosphoribosyltransferase, producing MPRVPVKLVTWEEVVEWSRGLARVIKQSGYKPTVIIAVARGGYVAARLLCDFLGVENLLSIQSQHWTEAAKASEKAMLKFPYKVDLQGHKALLVDDIVDTGETLKLARDYIAKEWRPDDLRIATLQWISPVAKLKPDYYYIEVKEWVWFQYPWTRLEDVTQFIRRMLSEHSKETGQTEWSYDEIKSLFKEWYGIEVEEFYYQDALEALVESGFLEKAGDRYRLRSSP
- a CDS encoding glycosidase — translated: MSDSSQGRALGAELPRAPGAVEAAKIRRYETVDIAERIAVISPEALKLTNYPLRQPVTAFNPSLHVAGNELRLFIRVTVGYYRYASAVALARLSLEDIMTEKRVPGSIEASIVVYPSTRYDIWGVEDPRVYQLGERLYMTYTGRTASYFDAASTGRTIPVTAVSEDGGHTWRKSFIHVVSSGLAGKVVSDKNAFMYEVDGSRLFFHRLHLVSGEFLTIVSRVEEGGETGDGLRELVSSSSSVVVESAAFESKTGWAAPPVRVGSRDLLVLLHGVNRDGVYRVFAVLLEHSRSEGTVVKAVTPRYIMEPRELYEVYGDRPYVVFPCGASLVDDSTLLLSYGAADQFVGLAAIDLDGLLAELDRGRIY
- a CDS encoding NAD(P)/FAD-dependent oxidoreductase; the protein is MVDRRQVVIVGAGPAGLLTALNLREAEALVVEASSRPGWPPHCTGLVSPATARRFNIPEAVTEAYNEAVFLDDRLQEICRISGSPLAVRLSRPLLEELLAQRVESLGHRIAYRTRAGALHADGCVQLHGGRRVCGEWVVAALGANPRAAAVFGARNCRYLPGFEVRVRLTARVSDDAFYTIHGWRVAPQFFAWVVPLRGGREALIGVGGDYAVERLAALMQRLDRMGVVHVSSIVSHRGGRIVEGPPAQHPLAGKLAGIGDVLCASKPFTGGGLYAISILAKPLAALLEKGEKRLLLETWARLRRELEAQYLLTRAARLLQPLWRRALKVACSAAASGRCSIDYDAHSSLVECLAPWRGAGRHG
- a CDS encoding class I SAM-dependent methyltransferase family protein, yielding MAKRKLLREIAAEVYGPEKADRFWKRIEIIGDIAVIRKPFDVNIDELKPLAEALLRRLPYVKSVWVTSSPVEGEYRLRSYTHLAGEKRSWTIYREYGCSFKIDITRVYISPRLSYEHQRIARLVKPGETVINMYAGAGLFSIIIARHSKPAKVYSIDINPEAYKMMVENVRLNKLEGIVVPILGDAAEVVEKQLQSTADRILMPLPELALEHLPHALKGLRGRGWLHVYLHVFAEKGVDPRRKAVEMLAERLDELGARYRVELSRVVRTVGPRRSQVVVDVHVES